TGTGACAGATGCAGCTAGCGAACTGGCTCTGCTGATCGCCGACATCTACGAGGCCGCGGGCGTGTTCCGCAAATCGGGAGAGACGATTGCGGCCGCCGAAGGACAGACCCAGGCCCGCTGGCAGCTACTCAGTGTGGTGTCAGAGGAGGCACTCAGCGTGCCGCGAGCTGCCCGGCGGCTAGGTGTGTCCCGTCAGAACGTGCAACGCGTGGCCAATGCGTTGATCGGCGACGGCCTGGCCGAGATGCGAACCAACCCCGACCATCGCACCTCTCCCTTGTTGGCACTGACCGACTCCGGTCGCCAGACGCTGGAGGGGATCACCACGCGCGCGCAGGCCGCAAACGGGGCTCTCGGTGCGGATTTGCCGCCCGCAGATATCGCGGTGGCCCGCACCCTATTGCGACGCTTGATCGCCGACGTCCGGCAGGCTGGACCCCCGACCGGCCTTGATCCGTCAGGTGTTTGATTACTTGGCCGGGTTGCGGCCGGTGAACGCGATCAGCCGGTCCAGCGCGCTGGCATCCGCGGGCACGTCGACGGGGTCATTGAACCCGGCCGCGCTCCGTTCGTCCGGCTTGATGATCTTTCGGGCCAGACCCAGCACGTAGTCGGACAGCGAATCCGGGACTTCGACGTCGCATCCAACCGCGGCGGCGAAATCCCAAGCGTGCACCAGGAATTCAATGGAAAGCACGGAGACTGCGACCTGGGCGGTCATCGAGCCGGGACCCAGCGGCACGTCGCCCTCCAAACCGTGCCGGCGCCAGGCATCGAGGGCCGGCCGGGCCACGCCGATCACCAGGCCTTCTACTGAGTCGGTGTCCTCGCCGATGGCGAACTCCGCGCCAACCATGCCGCCAAGGACCATGATCGAATGGAGCAGATGCTCGGTGAGCTCCTTTACGTTGTATTCCGAGCAAGGCGTCGGCGTGAACTTCTCATCCCCGGCGATGGTGTGCAGAACTTGCTGCAGCACACCCAACGCTGCTTCGGCGCTCGCCAGCTCGTCGGTCGGTGCGGAATCTGGTCCGGGGCGCAAATCAGGCGGCATGGTCGCCACGCTACGGTCTGGGCATGGGCGAAACATACGAATCAGTCACCGTCGAAACCAAAGACCAGGTAGCGCAGGTGACGCTGATCGGACCGGGTAAGGGCAACGCGATGGGGCCCGCATTCTGGTCGGAGCTGCCTGACGTGTTCCAAACGCTGGACGCCGACCGCGATGTGCGGGCCATTGTCATCACTGGATCGGGTAAGAACTTCAGCTACGGCCTGGACGTTCGGGCGATGGGCGGGACGTTCGCCCCGCTGATGGCCGAGGGTGCCCTGGCCCGCCCGCGCACCGACTTCCACGCCGAGGTGCTGCGGATGCAGAAGGCGACTAACGCCGTCGCGGACTGCCGCACCCCGACCATCGCGTCGATACACGGTTGGTGTATCGGCGGCGCCGTCGATCTGATTTCCGCGGTCGACATTCGCTATGCCAGCGCCGACGCGAAGTTCTCGGTGCGGGAGGTCAAACTGGCGATTGTCGCCGACATGGGCAGCCTCGCGCGCCTTCCGCTGATCCTGAACGACGGCCACCTACGGGAGCTCGCGCTGACCGGCAGGGACATCGACGCAGCCCGCGCCGAGAAGATCGGCCTGGTCAACGATGTGTACGAAGACGCCGACAAGACGCTGGCCGCCGCACACGCGACCGCCGTCGAGATCGCCGCCAACCCACCTTTGGCGGTCTACGGCGTCAAGGACGTCCTCGACCAGCAACGCACTTCCGCCGTATCGGAGAACCTGCGCTATGTCGCCGCCTGGAACGCCGCGTTCCTGCCGTCCAAGGACCTCACCGAGGGCATCTCGGCAACGTTCGCCAAGCGCCCGCCCCAGTTCACCGGCGAGTAAGGCAAGCGCGAGCGGGGCTTGGCGGTTATTGCGGGCGCGCTGACGACGTCACGTACCCTCGCGGTAGTGGCAACCATGACCCTGGCCAGGAGCGGCGCCAGATGACCCGCGCCGGCGACGATGCAGAGCGTAGCGATGCTCAGGAGCGGCGCCAGATGACCCGCGCCGGCGACGATGCAGAGCGTAGCGATGCTCAGGAGCGGCGCCAGATGACCCCAGACGGCAAGATCCGTGTCCCGGCCGACCTAGACGCCGTCACGGCGATTGGCGAAGAAGACCACTCCGAGATCGGCGGCGCAGCCGTCGAACGGATCTGGCACGCCGCACGCCATTGGTATCGAGCCGGCATGCATCCGGCGATCCAGTTGTGCATTCGACACCACGGGCGGGTCGTGCTCAACCGCGCGATCGGGCACGGCTGGGGTAACTCCCCGACCGATGAGCCCGATGCCGAAAAGGTTCCCGTGACGACCGACACGCCGTTCTGCGTGTACTCGGCGGCCAAGGCCATCACGGCGACCGTCGTACACATGCTCGTCGAGCGTGGATCCTTCTCGCTCGACGATCGCGTCTGTGAGTACCTGCCCTCCTACACCAGTCACGGCAAGCACCGCACCACGATCCGGCACGTGATGACCCACAGCGCGGGCGTCCCGTTCCCCACCGGACCCCGGCCGGACGTCACGCGTGCGGACGACCACGAGTACGCGCAACAAAAGCTCGGTGAGCTAAGGCCGTTCTACCGCCCGGGACTGGTACACATCTACCACGCGCTGACCTGGGGTCCACTGGTGCGTGAGATTGTCTATGCGGCCACCGGCAAGGACATTCGGGAGATCCTCGCCACCGAGATCCTCGACCCGCTCGGCTTCCGGTGGACCAACTACGGCGTCGCCAAGCGCGATGTGCCACTGGTCGCGCCCAGCCACGCCACCGGACGGCCACTACCACCGGTGATCGCAGCTATCTTCCGTCGGGCCATCGGCGGAACGGTGCACGAGATCATCCCCTATACGAACACCCCGCTCTTCCTCACCACCGTGGTCCCGTCGTCCAACACCGTGTCAACGGCCAACGAACTGTCCCGCTTCATGGAGATCCTGCGCCGCGGCGGTGAGCTCGATGGTGTGCGAGTGCTGAGCCCGGAAACGCTGCGCGGCGCGGTGGCGGAGTCTCGGCGGTTGCGACCGGATTTCGCGACCGGGTTGGTGCCCCTTCGCTGGGGCACCGGCTTCATGCTCGGGTCAACCAGATACGGACCGTTCGGCCGCAACGCGCCGGCAGCGTTCGGTCACCTCGGGTTGGTCAACATCGCGGTTTGGGCCGACCCCGAACGTGCCATCTCGGCCGGGTTGATCAGCAGCGGCAAACCCGGCAGGGATCCAGACGCCAGGCGCCACGGCGCCCTCATGGACACAATCGCGGCGGAGATCCCGCGACACTAAGAGGTCGAACCATTGTTTGACGGTCGAGGCGCTGGGCAATCCAAATCGATATGGAATCCGAACGCTTCCGTCAGCTGCTGGACACGCCCGGCCCGTATGCGTCGGTCTATTTCGAAGACTCACACAATGCGCAGGGCGCTAGCGATCAACTCGACCTCAAGTGGCGCGGATTGCGCGAGCGACTCGAGCAGCAGGGTGTCGACGAATCGGTGACCACGGCGATGGGACGGGCCGTGATGGAACGCCGTCCGCCGATCGGCCGCAGCGGGCGTGCGGTGATCGCCGGGGCCACGGGTGTAGTGGTCAATGAACATCTACTGGGACCCACCGCCGCGCCCATCGTCCGAGTCTCCGAGCTGCCCTACCTTGTCCCAATCGTCGAGCATGGCTTCGACCATCCGAACTATCTGCTGGTCGTGGTGGACCACACCGGCGCCGACATCACCATCCACAGTGACGGCGCCGTGCGCTCAGAGACCGTCGACGGATGCGGTTACCCGGTCCATAAGGCCTCCGGAGCCGAAACGGCTTGGTACGGCGATCCGCAGTTGCGCACCGAGGAAGCCGCCCGCAAGAACGTGCGCGCCGTCGCTGACCGAGTCAGGGAACTGGTCGATGCCACCGCTGCCGATGTTGTTTTCGTCGTTGGCGAGGTGCGATCACGGTCCGATCTGTTGGCGGCACTGCCGGAACGACTGCGTGGCCGCGCGGTGCCATTGCACATCGGTGCTCGCCATAGCGGCCATGACTTCACCGAGATTCAGCGGGCCATCGAAGACTGGCTCGTCGGCCAACGTCTGAGCGTGATCGACGACGCCGCGGAACGCTTCGGCGCGGAGATCGGCCGGCAATCCGGGCGAGCGGCCGAGGGACTCGGCGCCGTCTGCTCGGCGCTGCGCCAGGGTGCGGTCGACACGCTGATCGTCGGCGACATAGGGGACGCCACCGTCGTCGCCGACGAGGGCCTGACAACCGTCGCCCCGAACCCGGACGTGCTTTCCGAGCACGGCGCCGCGCCCGCCAAGACCCTGCGAGCCGACGAGGCGCTGCCCGTGTTCGCGATCTCGGTCGGGGCGTCGCTGGTCCGCACCGACGATCGGCTCTCCCCGGCCGACGGTATCGCTGCGGTGCTTCGTTATGCGCCGACGCTGCGCGCGACCGCACGCTGACCTGACCGTGACCGCGAGCGACCGCGGAATGTCAGTCCCAGCGGCGTGGCGGCGTACAAACGCGCGTTCACGGATGGTTGAGTCTGTGTGGCGGATGGGCGGTGGCGGAGGGATTTGAACCCCCGGACGGTGTTAGCCGTCTCTCGCTTTCAAGGCGAGTGCATTAGGCCGCTCTGCCACGCCACCGCTGACAAGGGTAACCGGGTAGTAGCGTGGCCGGCATGCGTGCCATCGTCGCTGAATCCGCCGATCAACTGACATGGCAGGAAGTCCCCGATGTAGCTGCCGGGC
The nucleotide sequence above comes from Mycobacterium decipiens. Encoded proteins:
- a CDS encoding crotonase/enoyl-CoA hydratase family protein, encoding MGETYESVTVETKDQVAQVTLIGPGKGNAMGPAFWSELPDVFQTLDADRDVRAIVITGSGKNFSYGLDVRAMGGTFAPLMAEGALARPRTDFHAEVLRMQKATNAVADCRTPTIASIHGWCIGGAVDLISAVDIRYASADAKFSVREVKLAIVADMGSLARLPLILNDGHLRELALTGRDIDAARAEKIGLVNDVYEDADKTLAAAHATAVEIAANPPLAVYGVKDVLDQQRTSAVSENLRYVAAWNAAFLPSKDLTEGISATFAKRPPQFTGE
- a CDS encoding TIGR03086 family metal-binding protein, with the protein product MPPDLRPGPDSAPTDELASAEAALGVLQQVLHTIAGDEKFTPTPCSEYNVKELTEHLLHSIMVLGGMVGAEFAIGEDTDSVEGLVIGVARPALDAWRRHGLEGDVPLGPGSMTAQVAVSVLSIEFLVHAWDFAAAVGCDVEVPDSLSDYVLGLARKIIKPDERSAAGFNDPVDVPADASALDRLIAFTGRNPAK
- the lipE gene encoding lipase LipE, translated to MTPDGKIRVPADLDAVTAIGEEDHSEIGGAAVERIWHAARHWYRAGMHPAIQLCIRHHGRVVLNRAIGHGWGNSPTDEPDAEKVPVTTDTPFCVYSAAKAITATVVHMLVERGSFSLDDRVCEYLPSYTSHGKHRTTIRHVMTHSAGVPFPTGPRPDVTRADDHEYAQQKLGELRPFYRPGLVHIYHALTWGPLVREIVYAATGKDIREILATEILDPLGFRWTNYGVAKRDVPLVAPSHATGRPLPPVIAAIFRRAIGGTVHEIIPYTNTPLFLTTVVPSSNTVSTANELSRFMEILRRGGELDGVRVLSPETLRGAVAESRRLRPDFATGLVPLRWGTGFMLGSTRYGPFGRNAPAAFGHLGLVNIAVWADPERAISAGLISSGKPGRDPDARRHGALMDTIAAEIPRH
- a CDS encoding MarR family transcriptional regulator, translated to MTDAASELALLIADIYEAAGVFRKSGETIAAAEGQTQARWQLLSVVSEEALSVPRAARRLGVSRQNVQRVANALIGDGLAEMRTNPDHRTSPLLALTDSGRQTLEGITTRAQAANGALGADLPPADIAVARTLLRRLIADVRQAGPPTGLDPSGV